One Streptomyces sp. NBC_00690 genomic region harbors:
- a CDS encoding sigma-70 family RNA polymerase sigma factor — translation MTEEARGDEGRTPVAEAPRPLPLEFEAHYITHQEAYHEYALVVLRTNDAAERAVHRAFLEILRHWDDLLTERDLPQQTWAIMRRTVIAESLLTFRAQLAAMDSGNGLYAALGKLPPRQFDVIVLRYIAKCDVKRIGWYMGITPSTVDYHCRKARERLTPVWQRALTKETTK, via the coding sequence ATGACCGAGGAAGCCCGAGGGGATGAAGGCCGCACTCCCGTGGCCGAGGCCCCGCGCCCGCTCCCGCTGGAGTTCGAGGCGCACTACATCACCCACCAGGAGGCGTACCACGAGTACGCCTTGGTCGTCCTCCGCACCAACGACGCTGCGGAGAGAGCGGTCCACCGGGCCTTCCTGGAGATCCTGAGGCACTGGGACGACCTGCTGACCGAACGCGACCTGCCCCAGCAGACATGGGCGATCATGCGCCGCACCGTCATAGCCGAATCGCTGCTGACCTTCCGCGCGCAGCTGGCCGCGATGGACAGTGGCAACGGCCTGTACGCGGCGCTGGGGAAGCTGCCGCCCCGTCAGTTCGACGTGATCGTCCTGCGGTACATCGCGAAGTGCGATGTGAAGCGCATCGGCTGGTACATGGGTATCACTCCCAGCACCGTCGACTACCACTGCCGCAAGGCCCGGGAGCGCCTGACCCCGGTCTGGCAACGCGCCCTGACCAAGGAGACCACGAAGTGA
- a CDS encoding Tn3 family transposase has protein sequence MPVDFLSDDQVSRYGRFASEPSPGELEQFFRLDPKGHELVAGKRRDATKLGFAVQWGTVRMLGTFLLDDPVAVPQSTVAFVAEQLGLDPGCLGEYTSRAKTAYEHTWEIRDAYGYREFSAAEDEVRAFLAARVWASLEGPRALFDRAVVWLVDNRVLLPGITTLTRLVAEVRASENTSLYRTLDEAVPEDLRQSMRDLLKVPDGKRVSELERLRTPPMRISGTAMTAALERAKEVQGLGAHLVPTSVVPAARMSGLARYGMGSKAPTLRDLEESRKTATLLATVQHLETATVDDALDLLDVLMSSRLLSRAERMGREEKLKSLPKLRRAAGRVAKAVGVLLETAPATDTGELVSVVDAWSAVEKVVPREKLAEALAVIAEVVPDEDGDEDGDEDAEWRAALATRYSTVRGFIRLLVDVVDFGAVQAGAPVVTALKQLPHLIGRKKIDACEVSDTLVGGSWRRLVFAAPGLEPGLADKAAYSFCVLEHLHRSLRRRDVYARRGDRWGDPRAKLLAGDRWESAQPTVLTALGLDAEPAAHLAELASALHGAYHQTIAGLPTNTAVSVKDGKLSLDRLGPAGEPALTPAFRQLANGMLPKVDFPELLLEVADLTGMTSAFTHISGADSSMEEFELSVCALLLSEACNVGLTPVVKPNVTALTRGRLVQVDQGYLRAETISAANGMLIEAQRGIDVVRAWGGGLIASADGVRFTVPVRSLHAGYSPKYFGLRHKGATWLNVVNDQVMGLGGVVVPGTLRDSLFILDALLGRDGGPKPETVITDTASYSDIVFGLFAICGYQFSPRIADIGDARLWRTHATADYGPLQEASRHTVRLDRVRAHWGDMLRVAGSLTTGEVRGYDLIRMLSRDGRPTGLGDAFAHYGRIFKTLHLLQFVSDTGYRRMIGKQLNITEARHRLARKIFFGQRGELRQHYRDGMEDQLGALGLALNAVVLWNSLYLDRAAKQLAADGFPVTDDLLTRLSPLQFDHINFLGRYAFFRPQEPGRRPLRDPADAEPAE, from the coding sequence ATGCCAGTTGATTTCCTCTCAGATGACCAGGTTTCCCGCTACGGTCGGTTCGCTTCGGAGCCGTCGCCCGGGGAGCTGGAGCAGTTCTTCCGGCTCGATCCGAAGGGCCACGAGCTTGTTGCGGGCAAGCGGCGGGACGCGACGAAGCTCGGGTTCGCGGTGCAGTGGGGCACGGTGCGGATGCTGGGCACGTTCCTCCTCGACGACCCGGTCGCGGTGCCGCAGTCCACGGTCGCGTTTGTCGCCGAGCAGCTGGGGCTGGATCCGGGGTGCCTGGGCGAGTACACCTCGCGGGCGAAGACGGCGTACGAGCACACGTGGGAGATCCGGGACGCGTACGGCTACCGGGAGTTCTCGGCCGCCGAGGACGAGGTCCGCGCCTTCCTGGCGGCGCGGGTGTGGGCGTCGTTGGAGGGGCCGCGGGCGTTGTTCGACCGGGCGGTGGTGTGGCTGGTGGACAACCGGGTGCTGCTGCCGGGGATCACGACGCTGACCCGGCTGGTCGCCGAGGTCCGCGCGAGCGAGAACACCTCCCTGTACCGGACGCTGGACGAGGCGGTCCCGGAGGATCTGCGGCAGTCGATGCGCGACCTGCTGAAGGTTCCCGACGGCAAGCGGGTCTCGGAGCTGGAGCGGCTGCGGACACCGCCGATGCGCATCTCGGGCACCGCGATGACCGCAGCTCTGGAGCGGGCGAAGGAAGTCCAGGGCCTGGGCGCCCACCTCGTGCCGACGTCGGTGGTGCCGGCGGCCCGGATGTCGGGGCTGGCCCGGTACGGGATGGGCTCGAAGGCGCCCACCTTGCGGGACCTGGAGGAATCCCGCAAGACGGCGACGCTGCTGGCCACCGTGCAGCACCTGGAGACCGCGACCGTCGATGACGCCCTGGACCTCCTGGACGTCCTGATGTCGTCCCGGCTGCTGTCGCGGGCGGAGCGGATGGGGAGAGAGGAGAAGCTCAAGTCCTTGCCGAAGCTGCGCAGGGCGGCGGGGCGGGTCGCGAAGGCGGTCGGAGTGCTGCTGGAGACCGCGCCCGCGACCGATACCGGGGAGCTGGTGTCGGTGGTCGACGCGTGGTCGGCGGTCGAGAAGGTCGTGCCCCGCGAGAAGCTCGCCGAGGCCCTGGCGGTCATCGCCGAGGTCGTCCCCGACGAGGACGGCGACGAGGACGGCGACGAGGACGCGGAGTGGCGGGCCGCGCTCGCCACCCGCTATTCCACCGTGCGCGGCTTCATCCGGTTGCTGGTCGACGTCGTCGACTTCGGCGCCGTCCAGGCCGGCGCCCCGGTCGTCACGGCGCTCAAGCAGTTGCCGCACCTGATCGGCCGCAAGAAGATCGACGCCTGCGAGGTCTCCGACACCCTGGTGGGCGGGTCGTGGCGGCGGCTGGTGTTCGCCGCCCCCGGGCTGGAACCCGGGCTGGCGGACAAGGCCGCGTACTCCTTCTGCGTGCTGGAGCACCTGCATCGCTCCCTGCGTCGGCGCGACGTCTACGCCCGGCGCGGCGACAGGTGGGGTGACCCGCGGGCCAAGCTCCTGGCCGGGGACCGGTGGGAGAGCGCCCAACCGACCGTGCTCACCGCGCTCGGCCTGGACGCTGAGCCCGCGGCTCACCTGGCCGAACTCGCCTCGGCGCTGCATGGCGCCTACCACCAGACCATCGCCGGGCTGCCGACGAACACCGCGGTGTCGGTGAAGGACGGCAAGCTGTCCCTGGACCGCCTGGGCCCGGCCGGCGAACCCGCCTTGACGCCCGCCTTCCGGCAGCTGGCGAACGGGATGCTGCCGAAGGTCGACTTTCCCGAACTGCTCCTGGAGGTCGCCGACCTCACCGGTATGACGTCGGCGTTCACGCACATTTCGGGCGCCGACTCCTCGATGGAGGAGTTCGAGCTGAGCGTCTGCGCGCTGCTGCTCTCCGAGGCGTGCAACGTCGGCCTGACCCCGGTGGTGAAGCCCAACGTGACCGCGCTGACCCGGGGACGCCTGGTCCAGGTCGACCAGGGGTATCTGCGGGCGGAGACGATCTCGGCGGCGAACGGGATGCTCATCGAGGCCCAGCGCGGCATCGACGTGGTGCGCGCGTGGGGCGGCGGGCTCATCGCGTCGGCGGACGGGGTCCGGTTCACGGTGCCGGTGCGGTCCCTGCACGCCGGGTACAGCCCGAAGTACTTCGGGCTCCGCCACAAGGGGGCCACCTGGCTCAACGTCGTCAACGACCAGGTCATGGGACTGGGCGGCGTCGTCGTCCCCGGCACCCTGCGCGACTCCCTGTTCATCCTGGACGCCCTCCTGGGCCGCGACGGCGGCCCCAAGCCGGAAACCGTCATCACGGACACCGCCTCGTACTCGGACATCGTGTTCGGACTGTTCGCGATCTGCGGCTACCAGTTCTCCCCACGGATCGCCGACATCGGCGACGCCCGTCTGTGGCGCACTCACGCCACCGCCGACTACGGCCCCCTCCAGGAAGCCTCCCGCCACACCGTGCGCCTCGACCGGGTGCGCGCGCACTGGGGCGACATGCTGCGCGTGGCCGGCTCCCTGACCACCGGGGAGGTCCGCGGCTACGACCTGATCCGCATGCTCTCGCGCGATGGGCGCCCCACCGGGCTGGGGGACGCGTTCGCGCACTACGGGCGGATCTTCAAGACCCTGCACCTGCTCCAGTTCGTCTCCGACACCGGCTACCGCCGCATGATCGGCAAGCAGCTCAACATCACCGAGGCCCGCCACCGCCTCGCCCGGAAGATCTTCTTCGGGCAGCGCGGCGAACTGCGTCAGCACTACCGCGACGGGATGGAGGACCAGCTCGGCGCCCTCGGGCTGGCCCTGAACGCCGTGGTCCTGTGGAACAGCCTCTACCTAGACCGCGCGGCCAAGCAGCTTGCCGCCGACGGGTTCCCGGTCACCGACGACCTCCTGACCCGCCTGTCACCGCTCCAGTTCGACCACATCAACTTCCTCGGCCGGTACGCCTTCTTCCGGCCTCAGGAACCAGGTCGGCGCCCCCTGAGGGACCCCGCCGACGCAGAACCTGCCGAATGA